One region of Danio rerio strain Tuebingen ecotype United States chromosome 5, GRCz12tu, whole genome shotgun sequence genomic DNA includes:
- the rorb gene encoding nuclear receptor ROR-beta (The RefSeq protein has 1 substitution and aligns at 99% coverage compared to this genomic sequence), whose product MRAQIEVIPCKICGDKSSGIHYGVITCEGCKGFFRRSQQNNASYSCPRQRNCLIDRTNRNRCQHCRLQKCLALGMSRDAVKFGRMSKKQRDSLYAEVQKHQQRLQEQRQQQTGEAEALARVYSSSLTNGLSTLNHEIGGTYANGHVIDMPKGQANGAPGGYYGMDSTQASPDQSGLDITGMKQIKQEPIYDLTPVPNLFTYGSYQDSQLAPGVSMGELDRIAQNIIKSHLETCQYTAEELQQLAWQTHSYEEVKMYQSKTRDVLWQQCAIQVTHAIQYVVEFAKRITGFMELCQNDQILLLKSGCLEVVLVRMCRAFNPLNNTVLFEGKYGGMQIFKTLGCDDLVSAVFDFAKSLCSLQLTEEEIALFSAAVLISTDRPWLMEPRKVQKLQEKIYFALQHIMQKNHLDEDALAKLISRIPTLSALCTLHTEELQAFQQLHPETVNMLFPPLYKELFNPDAAAVMPK is encoded by the exons agCCCAAATTGAAGTCATACCATGCAAAATCTGTGGAGATAAGTCATCAGGCATCCACTATGGAGTCATCACATGTGAAGGCTGTAAG GGTTTCTTTCGGCGGAGTCAACAAAACAACGCCTCCTACTCCTGTCCCCGCCAGCGCAACTGCCTGATCGACCGAACGAACCGCAACCGCTGCCAGCACTGCCGCCTACAAAAGTGCCTGGCCCTGGGCATGTCCCGGGATG CTGTGAAGTTTGGCCGTATGTCGAAGAAGCAGAGGGACTCTCTGTACGCAGAGGTCCAGAAGCACCAGCAGAGGCTACAGGAACAACGGCAGCAGCAGACGGGTGAAGCAGAAGCCCTCGCTCGGGTTTACTCCTCCAGCCTCACCAATGGCCTCAGCACCCTCAACCACGAGATTGGAGGAACGTACGCCAACGGTCACGTCATAGACATGCCCAAGGGCCAGGCGAACGGTGCTCCGGGAGGATACTACGGCATGGACTCCACACAGGCCAGCCCGGATCAGTCTGGACTTGACATAACTGGCATGAAACAGATCAAACAGGAACCCATATATGATCTCACCCCTGTTCCCAACCTTTTCACCTACGGCTCCTATCAAGACAGCCAGCTCGCACCTGGAGTGTCTATGGGGGAATTAG ACCGAATTGCACAGAACATCATAAAGTCCCACCTAGAGACGTGTCAGTACACAGCGGAGGAGCTTCAGCAGCTCGCCTGGCAGACGCACTCTTACGAGGAGGTCAAGATGTACCAAAGCAAG ACACGAGACGTCCTGTGGCAGCAGTGTGCTATACAGATCACTCATGCTATTCAGTATGTGGTAGAGTTTGCCAAGCGCATCACCGGCTTCATGGAGCTTTGCCAGAACGACCAGATATTGCTACTGAAATCAG GTTGTCTGGAGGTTGTGCTGGTCCGAATGTGTCGTGCATTCAATCCTCTCAACAACACAGTTCTGTTCGAAGGGAAATACGGAGGCATGCAGATATTTAAAACTCTAG GCTGCGATGACCTGGTCAGTGCGGTGTTTGACTTTGCCAAGAGTCTGTGTTCACTGCAGTTAACAGAAGAGGAGATCGCCCTGTTTTCTGCTGCAGTTCTTATTTCTACAG ACCGGCCGTGGTTAATGGAGCCTAGAAAAGTGCAGAAGCTACAAGAAAAAATCTACTTTGCCCTGCAGCACATCATGCAAAAGAACCATCTGGACGAGGATGCGCTGGCCAAG CTGATCAGCCGGATCCCGACCCTGTCTGCTCTCTGCACTCTGCACACGGAGGAGCTTCAGGCCTTCCAGCAGCTTCACCCAGAGACTGTCAACATGCTGTTTCCCCCCCTCTACAAAGAGCTCTTCAACCCAGACGCTGCCGCCGTCATGCCCAAATGA